In Anopheles arabiensis isolate DONGOLA chromosome 2, AaraD3, whole genome shotgun sequence, the genomic window AAGTATGTTGTGGTTTATTGCCAGGTGATAGTGGTGATCTCGaagattttaaatattttgattgCTGTGTATGCAACAGGGCTTTCGATGTAAATTATGATAATGCATTTAATCATCCAGTGTATTTGAAAAAAAGGTTATGAGATTATAATAGTAACATCATAAATAACACATATTATTGATCCGGTAAAATTATATAATACATGAATTCTGAATCAGTTGGCTACATCGGGTAAAGCGTACACTGTAGAATCcatctatttttatttcaacctTGCAGCTTGTTACAAAACATGCGAAAAGCATTTCAATCCAtcttgcaaaaacaaaaacatagaGCACATAATGTGACATATATTGAATTCCAAGAGGTTCATAATGTCAATAGTATGAATTCGTTATATAGTAATTCGTGAAATTAAAATACCATTCTTCACCAAAGCCAAGGGATGGGTTACGAagaaacaaatattttcaaattctACTACTCATTACATGTCTTCATGATTAGTTACATGTCATGAGTGTGACGTATTACATGAGactttttccatttcaatttcagtaGGAATCATATCAGTTGCTTTGCGCTatcgttaaattaaatatttgtatTGTTAGGCGGGAACCAATCATTTCGGCAAAACACACTTTATTTGACTTATTTTCAAAGTTAGTTTAATGCCATTTATCCGTATACTTGTGTTCTCATCTTGATGTGTGATGTACTTTAAGGTAGAAAGTAAAACTAAAGATACACTTCATATTTTGCACGCTTCAAGAGCTATTCCATGTTCATTTCTAGTGTGTATCGGTATCGGTGGCtgttttttgcaaaatgtttgtagtaaaaatgttaaaaataacgaatacgaaattttaaacacaaaatCCTGATATTGTTGCCAAGAACAGCACCGGTAGCGTTCGGaagtattgatttttgtatACCCGACTAATCCTCTTTATCAATTTACGGACTTAAATCCTGGTGTAATTGATCGTATCCCATACTACCATCGTagggctgctgctgatcatAACCACCAGATCCCAATGAATAACCCATTGAGTCTTGCGCAGGGGCGGGAGACATCATTGGAGTAGCGGCGCCGCTAGGAGGTCCTCCCATAGAGTACGGGgatgcgcctgctgccttTTTGGCAGCGTACAGATTTGCTTCCTCCTGAGCTTTCCCAATGTTCTTTTTGTAACGTATGCGCTTATTTCCAAACCAATTTGAAACTTGTGAAACCttcaaaacaagaaaatattCATTGAATCGAGTCATTGCTGTATCAAAAAGTAAATGCATTAACAATCAGCTAACTATTCTATATTAAAACATACCGTAATGCCACATTTTCTTGCTAGTTCTTCCTTGGCCTCTTCTGACGGATAAGGGTTACTTAGGTGGCTATAGAAGTATTCGTTTAGAATTTCAGAAGCCTGCTTACTGAAATTACGCCTCTTTCTTCGTGCGTCTAAGAATCGTGAGCTAAAATATTacagaaaattttaaattaatgctTGTACTTTACATAATGTGTCGAGATTTACAAATAAAAGAAGCATACAGACTATCCTACTGATAGGGTTTTTTTAGTTGGGTTGTTATCCAACGAATGAGGTATCATTGACAGAAAGAAACTCTGGCATGGTTGTCTTACAGGTATTAAGTATCGCCTTtgcaatacattttaatttgaatatctattttttcaaacaattttattttttattttcatttgttaaattttccGTTTGTTTACTAGTTCGGgctggtctggtggtacacagtcgtcaattcgaacgacttaacaacgacgtaacaaaaagtcactgaaagccaagcccacttcactagtgggaaCATGCAcgccttgaccggcagcggttgttgtaccaaaagaaaaaagaagaagtttaCTAGTTCACTAGTTGGCACGCAACCGTATTCCAACCAGTATGGTCAAACTGTTGGTGGAAATATTGTTTTCCGTTTGgtgtttaaaaatacgctcgtttaaatcattatttgttattttagataataaatacaatatttaaataatgaataatgagatttattaaaattattcgaTGTCTTATCACCCAAGTTTCATTATGTGCGTTATATACAAATGTATTAAAATGACACTAATTACTAATTGCATACAAATCGCATTTGAATTTTGAACCAACACCAACTTTGAAAGGTgtaaaaaacaattttgttaAGCATCATCAAACGATTCTTTAAATGCTCATTCAcggaaattttgttttattttcaaactgccgaaatgttttctttcttgtttgtactCAATAACCAAATATAACCATATTactaaaaaaaagctcattcaaattaaaatcttCTTTcgtcttttggctcaacaaccgttgtcggtcaaggcctgcctgtacctcttgtggggttggctttcactGACTTATAGATTTCCCCCATtgtaggatagtcagtcctacgtatggctggcggcacggtctatttgcagcttgaatccatgatgggcatgttattaagtcgtacgagttgacaaccAAGAGTTGTACCACGAgaccatacaaaaaaagggttttaatATTGGTCAGTCTCATGGCACTGTCGTTCAATGCACAGCTTAACATCAGCCGGCATCGCAAACGAAATGGTTAAAAATTAAGCAgagtcattaaaaaaaatgctcgacattggcatcgcgaacgcattgagttaaTTTCCCGAAAATCGTTACGAGGGTTTCAAATAGTATCTCCAGCTCGAAATCTTTTTAAATTGTGTGCAtctttgtaatttaaaaaattcatTTACTTTTTTCACCGTTCTTTGTCCAACTGATCACTCATTGGATGTTTCAAGTAATGTgaaataaacatattttttgcaAACTAGAACCACtgctttaaacgactgttaaaatgtccatttattcgcgatgccggttATCATGTCTTGACCTCTAAAATGTTCCATTGCAGGGAACTCCATCCTTCACCCACACTCATCCATAATTATTCACACATGATTGACCTGATCGAATAAACTTACCGCAAGATCATAACGGCTTCACAGGTGGATTGTTTGAGCTGCATTTGGATGGAGCTGAATTTGCGATGAATGATTTGTACCATACGTTCAATTTCTTTCGGAGTGATGGGCCTGTAACGATAAATTATGGCCAGATAAGTTATCTAAAATCATCTCTCATCATCTTTTTAAATTACCTTGTACGGCTTTGCTCTCTTAGTAAGTTCATTACATGCGTGGTAAACTCGCTACAAGCTTGTTCATATTTTTCAAGCTCCTGGTGATAAATCTGGCGAATTTGGGCTAATTTTGCACGATAGTCTGAATGCTCGATCGCATTGTCTTGTCCACCAGTTAGATCAGATTGTgacaaaaaatctaaaaatttGTACGTAAAGAGATATTttgaatagaaaaagaaaagggaaaaagaaaaaaaacatcaattaaTAACAACCGTCTATTTTGTAAATTTGGCTTACCGTTGGCAGCGGCCATTGCTGCCGCGGCACTATCCGCACCTGCACCACCGCCTTTTTCTGGACCAGCGACTCCTTCCGCAATCAACATGTTGTCCAATCGCATCAACTGCGGATCTGGAGGTTCTTCTTCTTGGGTGTTTCGCAGCGATAGAactagaaattgaaaatttcaaaacataaAGTTCATTAGAATAGTGCAGACATGTTTTAAATACGCtatctaaaataaaataacaccaAAGAATTTTCTGCAAAACTTAggaaaaaatccttttttttctgataaaacttttttcttttttttcttttgacaaaacaaccactgtcggccaaggcctcaAACGGTGGGCTCGTCCGGGATTTTAACCCGGGACCTCTCGCATCCTAAGCGAAAATCATACTCCtagaccaggggtctccaaactacggcccgcgggccgcatgcggccctcaagagcttataatgcggcccacgatgactttgccagagttaatataaatattacgttattatgactttttcaaataaaattgtattttttacttttcttagacaaaaatcaagctttagtaacgcgaagctgtacaagtaacgttagtattttgttataaaaacgagatttaaacgttcaatcatcagttaaaggtagcgtcaaatggccctcaacattgttatttttgaagcaatgtcGCCCGcaaactgaaaagtttggaggcccctgtcTTAGACCAACGAGCCCGTtctgtcggccaaggccttcCTATACCACTATACCACgtagcttggctttcagtgacttacatATTAcgcatagcaggataatcagtcctacgctagggggcacggtccattcgaggcttgaacccatgacgagcatgttgttaactcgtacgagttgacgactgaaTCACGAGACCGacttattatttttaacaaactgTTTTTGGTACACATAATTCATTGATATACCGCATGATCACGGCACTCGAACGGTTGTTGAATACAACAGTATGCTTCGAATCGAACGGCCAAACAGTATTCTGAAATTCTTAACGAATATTTCTTTAACCATCTAAGTAACCCTTATCCGTCAGAAGAGGCTAAGGAAGAACTAGCAAGAAAATGTGGTATTACGGTATGTTTTAATAAAGATACAGTATAACATATATTATAAATTGCACAATAATACTAACAATAGGCCTATTATTTTACTCGAATGACATTCGATTCCGTCGGAAGTACTCGAGTCCAGCGGGAGAAAAATTGGTATCGTTTTCACCATTCGAATCGATGAAGGTTTCGTCGACATTTTTGTTCTAGCATCTgtgtgtttgacagttggtcGAAGCAACCGGCGGTCGGAGTGAGTGTAAACAAACGGATTCAGCACTTCtttcaaatcattttttttcataattttgttGGAAATGGGTAAATATGAGTGATGagaatgttgaaaaactaatGTTTAACTTAATTACACACATAGACAGTGGCTTAAATTATTTGTGAGGGTTAAATTTGCGCGTTTCCGACAGCTTGAGCTGTCGGCAGAAAATCTCTCGAATGCACCTTCCTGTTCGAGCAATACGGTACCGATTTTTACTTCGTCGACTCGAATCTGCCGATGAGTTACTCGAAGCGGAACGTCGCTAGCAAAACGATACGAAAATGAACATAATGAACGTGCGAGTGAATCTTCTCGAATGCCGAACGcaatatacagggttttacaagtcagaatagaatgtcagcaaaacaatttcagaaGCTCAAGATTCACTTAGATGTCAAACGTTGTTGTTTCACCGCATCGATGCAATTTTTTACAAGCgctatttgatttttaaatcgcTGAAGTTGTTTTTTAGAGGCCTTTCgcatcgttttgcaaattcaaacACTCATTTTTAGAGTATATGATTGAGATCAATGCTTTTATTCATTTAAGCATTATATTTATGCAATATTACgtacagtcagtccaaaaagtattcgtctagctgaatattttgcagaaaaatgCGAATTATGACTGCAATAGGCATGGGGTGGtaaaagtaatgatgaggtttgataaagggacTATCAATACACAAGTACTGCTAAAAATAAGAATTAAAATAGTTCAATaacaactaaattatttaaaaaatttaaaaaaaagtcgtttgatgagcgcgcaaaaagtattcgtccatcAGACTTTTGGCATAATATGCGTATAAAAACAAACGTTATGGAATCAAAAAATGTCCTGATCctgttttttattgcatttatgcCTATTGGTGACTACATGCACAACGCAAGAACTCATTTGAACCTTTAAAAAGGCGTATTTTTGACAGACTCATCTTACACGACATGTTCCAATTATTCTCTGGtagaaatattgcattttCGGACTACGTGGGCAAgttccattgaaaaaaaaggcatctgatatcatattgagagtctactaaatcattttcatcagtttggtTTCAGCTTGTTTGGAGTTTCGGGCAAATGACAATGCCCTGTATGTTCTCCAGCTCGACTGTTCTTGAAACATGTGATACATTTTAAGTAAAATTTCTCAGAAATGGGACTCGAAGTACTTAAAAGCTGCATTAATATGTTTCTCCATCTCGTCTCCTATAATTCTGAACCATTTTTCTAGCTCACCTTACCTCACTGAGCCCTAGTATCATGATTCCATGATGCTACCGTTACACGAGATCTGGCTGCTGCATCTAAGTAGACTGTTTTCGCTATGGTAGACGTCGGCCGTATGACCTTGgcgatttaaacatgttttaatatgttagtagagcctaatttgaaataaattccttaattatttgatgcacCTTAACAGATTTGGCCACTTTCTGTGTATGGTATTATTCGAACAAAACATGATTGTAACAACTCACTCATTCAAGCTATTACATGACAAGCTACGATAAAATGCAGCATGACCCATCAACCAAATGTGACCCATCTCTTGTCCTGATCTTATTGGCCATCACAAAATGCACTTATTCCTtggtaaaatttgattttttggacATTAAACTGCTTCATTCGTTAGATTAACCGTCAAATATGGCTGCTTACATGGCAGTTTGTCACACAATTAGTGtcagaaaaatggccaaactcTGATCAAATGAAGGAACGAGCCCTTCCACACATTTTGTAACCTTCAAAAATGGGTAGGATAGGTTATAAATAGGATTAAGATACGATTTTCGCCATCATGTTCCATTAATTTAACTCCCCCGCCTTTAATGCCTCTCTGACCGCttgaagtgcaattgaaacaacagaaatgcattAATTTAGAAGGAAGGCACTAGGcagattgataataataaaattaattcacGTCTACGTAGTGTTTGTCCagcgtaaataattaaaaagctaGATGGACAAATACTTTTTTGCGCGCCCATCAAACGacttttattcgttttttatgtattttggttGCTATTGCACTAATTAcatgcttattttttagcaaaacgtgtttattgatggtccctttatcaaacctcATTATTACTTTTATCGCCCCATACgtattgcggccataatttgcctttttctgtgaaatattcagctagacgaatactttttggactgacggtatttatggtaaaaatggCGATTTTCTGTGCAAAAAGCTACATAAACATTGTACATGTTTACATACGCAAGTGCTCGTAGCTTTTTGCACAGAAACACTCTTTTTTTACTATAAATACGTAATGTTTCATAAATATAACGCTAGAAATGCactaaataattgatttgtaTACAAATAAtctcaaaatttgtgtttgaatttgcaaaacgatgcgaaagacctctaaaaaaacaacttgagcgatttaaaaatcaaattgcgctattgaaaatagcatcggtgcggtgaaacaacaacttttGACAGCTAAACTCTTGAGCttctgaaattgttttgctgacattCGATTCTGACTtgtaaaccctgtaataggcctgattgtccgtactcgctagtgtaatttcgatttttattAGCGCATCTGACGGCGGCttaccgaagcattttgccaaacaatttggagccgcttcagaaaatatgttattttaaaatattttgttatttgtggtttttacttaaactggactggaaaaggtttgaaattgatagataaatatgttgtgcaagtatttaagccatttttgcatcaaaaaatGGTAGAGAACTACTTAAATTCGAGATCCGGCACAACCAATCCCTGGAT contains:
- the LOC120897848 gene encoding homeobox protein extradenticle isoform X1, with protein sequence MEDPNRMMGGHGGLMPPNYGMPTNDGQAGVDNDPRKQDIGEILQQIMNITDQSLDEAQARKHTLNCHRMKPVLFAVLCEIKEKTVLSLRNTQEEEPPDPQLMRLDNMLIAEGVAGPEKGGGAGADSAAAAMAAANDFLSQSDLTGGQDNAIEHSDYRAKLAQIRQIYHQELEKYEQACSEFTTHVMNLLREQSRTRPITPKEIERMVQIIHRKFSSIQMQLKQSTCEAVMILRSRFLDARRKRRNFSKQASEILNEYFYSHLSNPYPSEEAKEELARKCGITVSQVSNWFGNKRIRYKKNIGKAQEEANLYAAKKAAGASPYSMGGPPSGAATPMMSPAPAQDSMGYSLGSGGYDQQQPYDGSMGYDQLHQDLSP
- the LOC120897848 gene encoding homeobox protein extradenticle isoform X2, coding for MEDPNRMMGGHGGLMPPNYGMPTNDGQAGVDNDPRKQDIGEILQQIMNITDQSLDEAQARKHTLNCHRMKPVLFAVLCEIKEKTVLSLRNTQEEEPPDPQLMRLDNMLIAEGVAGPEKGGGADFLSQSDLTGGQDNAIEHSDYRAKLAQIRQIYHQELEKYEQACSEFTTHVMNLLREQSRTRPITPKEIERMVQIIHRKFSSIQMQLKQSTCEAVMILRSRFLDARRKRRNFSKQASEILNEYFYSHLSNPYPSEEAKEELARKCGITVSQVSNWFGNKRIRYKKNIGKAQEEANLYAAKKAAGASPYSMGGPPSGAATPMMSPAPAQDSMGYSLGSGGYDQQQPYDGSMGYDQLHQDLSP